The Corallococcus soli genome includes a window with the following:
- a CDS encoding PilZ domain-containing protein, whose amino-acid sequence MSEQNENQVNRADDRRDSPRVPMRLKVRWEGGTESFLDRAGDLSLGGAGWVGEALEPGKPVEVRFALPPSLEEVQVSGVVLPPKAGAEGPVVRVRFLELPVEVELAIAKHLDEQLSGGGR is encoded by the coding sequence ATGTCTGAGCAGAACGAGAACCAGGTCAACAGGGCGGATGACCGGCGAGACTCGCCCCGCGTCCCCATGCGGCTGAAGGTCCGTTGGGAGGGCGGCACGGAGAGCTTCCTGGACCGTGCGGGCGACCTGTCCCTGGGCGGTGCGGGGTGGGTGGGTGAGGCGCTGGAGCCCGGAAAGCCCGTGGAGGTGCGCTTCGCGCTGCCTCCGTCCCTGGAGGAGGTCCAGGTGAGCGGCGTGGTGCTGCCGCCCAAGGCGGGGGCCGAGGGCCCGGTGGTGCGCGTGCGCTTCCTGGAGCTGCCGGTGGAGGTGGAGCTCGCCATCGCGAAGCACCTGGATGAGCAGCTGTCGGGTGGCGGTCGCTAG
- a CDS encoding cytidine deaminase, translating to MADEIPWERLFEEALRVRQRAHVPYSRFPVGAAVLYADGSVVTGCNVENATYGLTVCAERNAFAAGVAQGQQKPVAVAVVVDTLEPCPPCGMCRQVMTEFAGLDLPVRSRTLNGSEARYSLGELLPHAFTRAFL from the coding sequence ATGGCGGACGAGATTCCCTGGGAGCGACTCTTTGAAGAGGCCCTGCGGGTGCGTCAGCGCGCGCACGTGCCGTACTCCCGCTTCCCGGTGGGGGCCGCGGTGCTGTACGCGGACGGCTCGGTGGTGACCGGCTGCAACGTGGAGAACGCCACCTATGGTCTCACCGTCTGCGCCGAACGCAACGCGTTCGCCGCGGGCGTGGCCCAGGGCCAGCAGAAGCCCGTGGCGGTGGCCGTCGTCGTGGACACCCTGGAGCCCTGTCCCCCGTGCGGCATGTGCCGCCAGGTGATGACCGAGTTCGCCGGGTTGGACCTTCCGGTGCGCAGCCGCACCCTCAACGGGAGCGAGGCGCGCTATTCGCTCGGCGAACTGCTGCCGCACGCCTTCACCCGCGCTTTCCTCTAA
- a CDS encoding 5'-deoxyadenosine deaminase codes for MDLLLTNATVVTMNREREVLPRADVLVQDGRIAKVGRGLKVKGPRRLLDLTGQVVMPGLIHGHLHACQTLLRGHADKRELLDWLRERIWPMEAAHDAASLRASADLTFAELIRSGSTAALDMGTVHHYDAVFESARDSGFRLVGGKAMMDSGAEVPRGLRETTADSLSESLALLERWHGTHDNRLRYAFAPRFALSCTPELLREVGRLSREKGVRIHSHASENFKETDVVRQVTGQDNIAFFHGLGLTGSNVTLAHCVWVEGKEQALLRESGTVVCHCPGSNLKLASGYARVPELLADGIPVALGADGAPCNNTLDLFHEMRLASVLHNPRVGPVAMTPMHVLEMATLHGAKALGLEDEVGSVEVGKRADLTVVDTRGFHFCPLPEDVTGPLVYSARSTDVSHVLIDGKLVLREGELTTMDASAVLANARTQATKLFARAKLR; via the coding sequence GTGGACCTGCTGCTGACCAATGCCACCGTCGTGACCATGAACCGCGAGCGGGAGGTGCTGCCGCGCGCGGACGTGCTCGTCCAGGACGGTCGCATCGCGAAGGTGGGCCGGGGCCTGAAGGTGAAGGGCCCCCGCCGCCTGCTGGACCTCACCGGCCAGGTGGTGATGCCCGGCCTCATCCACGGCCACCTGCACGCCTGCCAGACGCTGCTGCGCGGCCACGCGGACAAGCGGGAGCTGCTGGACTGGCTGCGCGAGCGCATCTGGCCCATGGAGGCGGCGCACGACGCGGCGTCCCTGCGCGCCAGCGCGGACCTCACCTTCGCGGAGCTCATCCGCTCCGGCTCCACGGCCGCGCTCGACATGGGCACCGTGCACCACTACGACGCCGTCTTCGAATCCGCGCGCGACAGCGGCTTCCGGCTCGTCGGTGGCAAGGCGATGATGGACTCCGGCGCGGAGGTGCCCCGGGGCCTGCGCGAGACGACCGCGGACTCCCTGTCGGAGAGCCTGGCGCTCCTGGAGCGCTGGCACGGCACGCACGACAACCGCCTGCGCTACGCGTTCGCCCCGCGCTTCGCCCTGTCCTGCACCCCGGAGCTCCTGCGCGAGGTGGGGCGGCTGTCGCGCGAGAAGGGCGTGCGGATCCACTCGCACGCCAGCGAGAACTTCAAGGAGACGGACGTGGTCCGCCAGGTCACCGGCCAGGACAACATCGCCTTCTTCCACGGGCTGGGGCTCACCGGGAGCAACGTCACCCTGGCCCACTGCGTCTGGGTGGAGGGCAAGGAGCAGGCGCTGCTGCGCGAGTCGGGCACGGTGGTGTGTCACTGCCCGGGCTCCAACCTGAAGCTCGCGTCGGGCTACGCGCGGGTGCCGGAGCTGCTGGCGGACGGCATCCCCGTGGCGCTGGGCGCGGACGGCGCGCCCTGCAACAACACGTTGGACCTGTTCCACGAGATGCGGCTGGCCTCCGTGCTGCACAACCCGCGCGTGGGCCCGGTGGCGATGACGCCCATGCACGTCCTGGAGATGGCCACGCTGCACGGCGCGAAGGCCCTGGGCCTGGAGGACGAGGTGGGTTCGGTGGAGGTGGGCAAGCGCGCCGACCTCACGGTGGTGGACACGCGCGGCTTCCACTTCTGCCCGCTGCCGGAGGACGTCACCGGGCCGCTGGTGTACTCGGCGCGCTCCACGGACGTGTCGCACGTGCTCATCGACGGCAAGCTGGTGCTGCGCGAGGGCGAGCTGACGACGATGGACGCCTCCGCGGTGCTCGCCAACGCCCGCACGCAGGCGACGAAGCTGTTCGCCCGCGCGAAGCTGCGCTGA
- a CDS encoding sensor histidine kinase, giving the protein MDTALPAAFENELARVVNTQRQRVLGAGAVVRLVGTVVFLAVSTGLYLSGARDWAHYPLILAGYGLVVALLFALRSRPVTRQLSVAQPVVDVALVFGLQMLALPVSPFPAGVAGFSLGLFALVVALSGLELMPWLVYGTAGLATLGQAVLMRDAGVGPGAVVVAAVTLFLVAAVSHYGTGRLRQLAMDLSRAEVARQLEARRTSEVEDAHRTIERMLAEAHARNTQLETLQAHQEQLMQFLVHDLRSPLSAVTLSLSWMEQELPVGTPLVESVRTGLAVTARLDRMISDLLDVPRLEQGRLSPRKQPFPVAPLLDEVRRSLDGAARLRKIRLELASTPNLHIVGDAGLLIRVVENLATNALRYAPSGGRVRLEAGETEGLQWLAVRNDGIAIPPEARESLFDKYTQGSREKEGRRGYGLGLYFSRLAAEAHGGRLAVEDSEGWSTSFVLRLPR; this is encoded by the coding sequence ATGGACACCGCCCTCCCCGCAGCCTTTGAGAACGAGCTCGCGCGGGTGGTGAACACCCAGCGCCAGCGCGTGCTGGGCGCGGGGGCGGTGGTGCGGCTCGTGGGCACGGTCGTGTTCCTGGCCGTGAGCACGGGGCTGTACCTGTCCGGCGCCCGGGACTGGGCCCACTACCCCCTCATCCTCGCGGGCTACGGCCTGGTGGTGGCCCTGCTGTTCGCGCTGCGCTCCCGGCCCGTGACGCGGCAGTTGAGCGTCGCGCAGCCCGTGGTGGACGTGGCGCTGGTGTTCGGGCTCCAGATGCTGGCGCTGCCCGTGTCCCCCTTCCCCGCCGGCGTGGCGGGCTTCAGCCTGGGCCTCTTCGCGCTGGTGGTGGCGCTGAGCGGCCTGGAGCTGATGCCCTGGCTCGTCTACGGCACCGCGGGCTTGGCGACGCTGGGCCAGGCGGTGCTGATGCGCGACGCGGGCGTGGGCCCTGGCGCGGTGGTCGTGGCGGCGGTGACGCTGTTCCTCGTCGCGGCGGTGAGCCACTACGGCACCGGGCGGCTGCGGCAGCTGGCCATGGACCTGTCGCGCGCGGAGGTGGCCCGGCAACTGGAGGCCCGCCGCACCTCCGAGGTGGAGGACGCCCACCGCACCATCGAGCGGATGCTGGCGGAGGCCCACGCGCGCAACACCCAGCTGGAGACGCTCCAGGCCCACCAGGAGCAGCTGATGCAGTTCCTGGTGCACGACCTGCGCTCGCCCCTGTCCGCCGTGACGCTGTCGCTGTCGTGGATGGAGCAGGAGCTGCCCGTCGGGACGCCGCTGGTGGAGTCGGTGCGCACGGGGCTCGCCGTCACCGCGCGGTTGGACCGGATGATCTCCGACCTGCTGGACGTGCCCCGGCTGGAGCAGGGCCGGCTGTCCCCGCGCAAGCAGCCCTTCCCGGTGGCGCCGCTGCTGGACGAGGTGCGCCGTTCCCTGGATGGCGCGGCCCGCCTGCGCAAGATTCGACTGGAGCTGGCGTCCACCCCGAACCTCCACATCGTGGGCGACGCGGGCCTGCTCATCCGCGTGGTGGAGAACCTGGCCACCAACGCGCTCCGCTACGCGCCGTCGGGCGGGCGGGTGCGCCTGGAGGCGGGCGAAACCGAAGGACTCCAGTGGCTGGCGGTGCGCAACGACGGCATCGCCATCCCGCCGGAGGCCAGGGAGTCCCTCTTCGACAAGTACACCCAGGGCAGCCGCGAGAAGGAGGGCCGCCGGGGCTATGGCCTGGGGCTGTACTTCTCCCGACTGGCGGCGGAGGCCCACGGCGGGCGGCTGGCCGTGGAGGACTCGGAGGGCTGGTCCACGTCCTTCGTCCTGCGCCTGCCCCGCTGA
- a CDS encoding PspA/IM30 family protein has product MWQRFKRAMRSFAGFFVSSIEDPELILEQNIRDLNDQVPKMNESIAMVRANVTLLEKENLKYQQDVRELTAKVKAAIQAGRDDLAGTYATKLQGEKEALARNQAQLDIAKQAYEKALNVKKAFMREKDKKTQEAMNAVRDARRAKWQAKVADTMESFTVAGVDSTHDEMLRKVQEKTAINEARMQMALESVDHQAAAIEEEAEKIQGDELVKQFKMEMGLLDSPAPVSDVGAGTEKTIGKKVEIK; this is encoded by the coding sequence ATGTGGCAACGATTCAAAAGAGCGATGCGGAGCTTCGCGGGCTTCTTCGTCTCCTCCATCGAGGATCCGGAGCTGATTCTCGAGCAGAACATCCGTGACCTGAACGACCAGGTCCCCAAGATGAATGAGTCCATCGCCATGGTCCGGGCGAATGTGACGCTGCTCGAGAAGGAGAACCTGAAGTACCAGCAGGACGTGCGGGAGCTGACCGCCAAGGTCAAGGCCGCCATCCAGGCGGGCCGTGACGACCTGGCCGGCACCTACGCGACCAAGCTGCAGGGCGAGAAGGAGGCCCTGGCGCGCAACCAGGCGCAGCTGGACATCGCCAAGCAGGCCTATGAGAAGGCGCTGAACGTCAAGAAGGCGTTCATGCGCGAGAAGGACAAGAAGACCCAGGAGGCGATGAACGCCGTCCGGGACGCCCGGCGCGCCAAGTGGCAGGCGAAGGTCGCCGACACGATGGAGTCCTTCACCGTCGCCGGCGTGGACTCCACGCACGACGAGATGCTCCGCAAGGTGCAGGAGAAGACGGCCATCAACGAGGCGCGCATGCAGATGGCGCTGGAGTCGGTGGACCACCAGGCCGCGGCCATCGAAGAAGAGGCCGAGAAGATCCAGGGCGACGAGCTGGTCAAGCAGTTCAAGATGGAGATGGGCCTCCTGGACAGCCCCGCGCCCGTGTCGGACGTGGGTGCTGGCACCGAGAAGACCATCGGCAAGAAGGTGGAGATCAAGTAG
- a CDS encoding ABC transporter substrate-binding protein, which produces MKLHRGPGLFLFLALCVLGAGYVFASRAGYLDRLQARFFPSTREAVRLSPGDFPAGVAAPVADVASVPLRPVLIGFTARGSAAALLVATGGATTLDNPVVPPGAAQGLLKTAYALDARAVLFAREEELKQALSVGAENGGVDMAALSVDRLASWVPTLRDAAPRTVLLVGRSRGQEAMAAVGVPDLASLRGKRMGVYPFGSSHYFALWVLARAGLRTSDVRWVDLPSTLDAGRALREGRADAVVGLWGDVELAARDRGGAVLATTADAPHLLATVLVARGDFAARYPDGVRRVLRGLLDAGQGVLKDPAAGARLLGEVAPYLGDPSEAIRSAPPATLADNRAFFGLSGEAPVTYDELFQSAAALFQKLKRGTAPPPAEDTRDLGALKYVSEARGP; this is translated from the coding sequence ATGAAGCTGCACCGCGGACCCGGCCTCTTTCTCTTCCTCGCGCTCTGTGTCCTGGGCGCGGGGTACGTCTTCGCCTCGCGGGCGGGGTACCTCGACCGCCTGCAGGCGCGCTTCTTCCCGTCCACCCGCGAAGCCGTGCGGCTGTCCCCCGGTGACTTTCCCGCCGGCGTGGCGGCCCCGGTGGCGGACGTGGCGTCCGTGCCCCTGCGGCCCGTGCTCATCGGCTTCACCGCCCGGGGCTCCGCCGCCGCGCTGCTGGTGGCCACCGGGGGCGCCACCACGCTGGACAACCCGGTCGTCCCTCCGGGCGCGGCCCAGGGGCTGCTCAAGACGGCGTACGCGCTGGATGCCCGCGCGGTGCTCTTCGCGCGCGAGGAGGAGCTGAAGCAGGCCCTGTCCGTGGGCGCGGAGAACGGCGGCGTGGACATGGCGGCGCTGTCCGTGGACCGGCTCGCCTCCTGGGTGCCCACGCTCCGGGACGCGGCGCCGCGCACGGTGCTGCTGGTGGGGCGCAGCCGCGGCCAGGAGGCGATGGCGGCGGTGGGCGTGCCGGACCTGGCCAGCCTGCGCGGCAAGCGGATGGGCGTGTACCCGTTCGGCTCCTCGCACTACTTCGCCCTGTGGGTGCTGGCGCGCGCGGGGCTGCGGACCTCGGATGTCCGCTGGGTGGACCTGCCCTCCACGCTGGACGCGGGCCGGGCCTTGAGGGAGGGCCGGGCGGACGCGGTGGTGGGGCTGTGGGGTGACGTGGAGCTGGCCGCGCGCGACCGGGGCGGGGCGGTGCTGGCCACGACGGCGGACGCGCCGCACCTGCTGGCCACGGTGCTGGTGGCGCGCGGGGACTTCGCGGCGCGCTATCCGGACGGGGTGCGCCGGGTGCTGCGGGGCCTGCTGGACGCGGGGCAGGGCGTGCTCAAGGACCCGGCGGCCGGGGCGCGGCTCTTGGGGGAGGTGGCGCCATACCTGGGCGACCCGTCGGAGGCCATCCGCAGCGCGCCGCCCGCGACACTGGCGGACAATCGGGCGTTCTTCGGCCTTTCCGGCGAGGCGCCAGTTACCTATGACGAGTTGTTCCAGAGCGCCGCGGCGCTCTTCCAGAAGCTCAAGCGCGGTACGGCGCCGCCCCCCGCAGAGGACACGCGGGACCTGGGCGCGCTGAAATACGTCTCCGAGGCGCGTGGGCCCTGA
- a CDS encoding ABC transporter ATP-binding protein, with protein MIRARDVVKEYEDGEGARVRVLDGVSLDVAAGDFVAVVGASGSGKSTLLHLLGGLDVHYQGTLEVGGVKLSGLRDLELARFRNTHVGFVFQSFHLIPNLSALENVLLPSHFGAVIPDARKRASQLLERVGLGAKQDREPVRLSGGERQRVAIARALFGNPKLLLCDEPTGNLDAATGAGVIELFQELHRDGLTVLAVTHEERMSAVARRVLRLKDARLVEEPPPVAALASRGAP; from the coding sequence TTGATTCGCGCGCGTGACGTCGTGAAGGAGTACGAGGACGGCGAGGGCGCGCGGGTGCGGGTGCTCGACGGCGTGTCCCTCGACGTGGCGGCCGGGGACTTCGTCGCGGTGGTGGGCGCGTCCGGCAGCGGCAAGTCCACGCTGCTGCACCTGCTGGGCGGCCTGGACGTGCACTACCAGGGGACCCTGGAGGTGGGCGGGGTGAAGCTCTCCGGCCTGCGCGACCTGGAGCTGGCGCGCTTCCGCAACACGCACGTGGGCTTCGTCTTCCAGTCCTTCCACCTCATCCCCAACCTGTCGGCGCTGGAGAACGTGCTGCTGCCCTCGCACTTCGGCGCGGTCATCCCGGACGCCCGCAAACGCGCAAGCCAGCTCCTGGAGCGCGTGGGCCTGGGCGCGAAGCAGGACCGGGAGCCGGTGCGCCTGTCCGGCGGCGAGCGCCAGCGCGTGGCCATCGCGCGGGCCCTCTTCGGAAACCCGAAGCTGCTGCTGTGCGACGAGCCCACGGGCAACCTGGACGCGGCCACGGGCGCGGGCGTCATCGAGCTGTTCCAGGAGCTGCACCGGGACGGGCTCACCGTGCTCGCCGTCACCCACGAGGAGCGCATGAGCGCGGTGGCGCGCCGGGTGCTGCGGCTCAAGGACGCGCGGCTCGTGGAGGAGCCCCCTCCGGTGGCGGCCCTGGCGTCGCGAGGTGCCCCGTGA
- a CDS encoding ABC transporter permease has translation MRLDALSRLVRLSLARERRGAFFSAFGVAMGVGALVFFVGLGLGVGQVIRERIFPTDSRLVDVVPPSVSLGLLGGGKLDTGAVERLRALPGVETAYRKMNVRVPAVTRYDGTFFGSRLRMGLEVLAVGVDPGLVQKDVGLPEAKDFKDPGEGKAIPALISTRLLELYNKTFAPARKLPQLSAEMLIGFGFPVEFNRSYVAATSGGPSSTQQAQVVGASDRAMLAGITIPLDTAVRINRAAGADADSYTGVTLVAADPSHVPALVAAVRGMGFEIDDQERRLAENAGAAVALTTSALALLSILICVLAAVNITHAMSASVRARAKEIGVMQAVGASRADVRSIVLAEASVVGLLGGAAGTAAALVLAFAVDRFAAGYLPDFPFKPDSFFSFPATVLLGGVLLGLVAALAGAWFPSSRAAATDPARTLAG, from the coding sequence GTGAGGTTGGACGCACTGTCACGACTGGTGAGGTTGTCGCTCGCGCGCGAGCGGCGGGGCGCGTTCTTCTCCGCCTTCGGCGTGGCCATGGGCGTGGGCGCGCTCGTGTTCTTCGTGGGGCTGGGGCTGGGGGTGGGGCAGGTCATCCGCGAGCGCATCTTCCCCACGGACTCGCGGCTGGTGGACGTGGTGCCCCCGTCGGTGTCGCTGGGCCTGCTGGGCGGAGGCAAGCTGGACACGGGCGCGGTGGAGCGCCTGCGCGCGCTGCCCGGCGTGGAGACGGCGTACCGGAAGATGAACGTGCGCGTGCCGGCGGTGACGCGCTACGACGGCACCTTCTTCGGCTCGCGCCTGCGCATGGGCCTGGAGGTGCTGGCGGTGGGCGTGGACCCCGGCCTCGTGCAGAAGGACGTGGGGCTCCCGGAGGCGAAGGACTTCAAGGACCCCGGCGAGGGCAAGGCCATCCCGGCGCTCATCTCCACGCGCCTGCTGGAGCTGTACAACAAGACGTTCGCGCCCGCGCGCAAGCTGCCGCAGCTGTCCGCGGAGATGCTCATCGGCTTCGGCTTCCCGGTGGAGTTCAACCGCTCCTACGTGGCGGCCACGTCGGGCGGTCCCAGTTCCACGCAGCAGGCGCAGGTGGTGGGCGCGTCCGACCGGGCCATGCTCGCGGGCATCACCATCCCCCTGGACACGGCGGTGCGCATCAACCGCGCGGCGGGCGCGGACGCGGACAGCTACACCGGCGTCACCCTGGTGGCGGCCGACCCCTCGCACGTCCCGGCGCTGGTGGCGGCGGTGCGGGGCATGGGCTTCGAAATCGATGATCAGGAGCGAAGGCTCGCGGAGAACGCGGGCGCGGCGGTGGCGCTCACCACGTCCGCGCTGGCGCTGCTGTCCATCCTCATCTGCGTGCTGGCCGCGGTGAACATCACCCACGCCATGTCCGCGTCGGTGCGCGCCCGGGCGAAGGAGATTGGGGTGATGCAGGCGGTGGGCGCGTCGCGCGCGGACGTGCGCTCCATCGTCCTGGCGGAGGCCAGCGTGGTGGGCCTGCTGGGGGGCGCGGCGGGGACGGCGGCGGCGCTGGTGCTGGCCTTCGCGGTGGACCGCTTCGCCGCGGGCTACCTGCCCGACTTCCCCTTCAAGCCCGACAGCTTCTTCTCCTTCCCCGCCACGGTGCTGCTGGGCGGCGTGCTCCTGGGGCTCGTGGCCGCGCTCGCGGGGGCCTGGTTTCCCAGCAGCCGCGCCGCCGCCACGGATCCAGCCAGGACGCTCGCGGGATGA
- a CDS encoding protein kinase domain-containing protein: MTTSQPKRQPIPFGKYLLLDRVNIGGMAEVWRGKQFGASGFERLVAIKRILPNIAEDEEFISMFIDEAKISVQLTHANIAQIYELGQIASSYFISMEYIPGKDMRAIFDRCRKKGEPAPVPLVAFCVAKMCEGLDYAHRKKDGMGRDLNIVHRDISPQNVLVSFEGEVKVIDFGIAKAAGKATKTQAGILKGKFGYMSPEQIRGLPLDRRSDVFAIGVCLYEMLTGERLFVGDSDFSVLEKVRKAEVPSPSTYNRRIPEALERIVLKALAKDVDERYQYASELGDDLQRFLLTSDSIFSRKDLMQYMKSTFAEEVEREKQRLAEYADIRAPDGMLAAIEAGYSGPSPVPTQSMTNLPAVQPSSAPAVEPVYTPPQPRASSPNAAPQGARRSPTLAALPKLTAAPAAPSPKEDEELATQMVDRDAVFNDAPEPTTQPGAAIGRAVTPLESRAATHEEEEEEPSTLPPSSSAYTVGPPRLSQNNMPVLNAAPPRPSLTNVPTLMSHDAPAPRSTPNRAGEGQLPRIVRPDSPPEPMPPPQRPSTPPVLGNPSRPPPSKEPRAKEAPEVAAGPGLGGLDKRLLYSVVGLASLLLLVGLAVVLKPSGPSLGYVMVELKTPETKATARVSINAGPGEAFPDTGFILKQVPVGNALVVVTAPGFEAFNQSVMVAEGTSAAPVRAQLQRQARPVVLVLKTRPDDAEVKIEGKVARAQGKSESVIRDFSVTTDAPLVEVTAPGHQPFIRNVAVKDGALDFSAVLERSDLEVVITSNPPGAAIYLGNKDLGVVTPNPVRVPPGTRELTLKAKCHVDEDVDVVAPTPGAVIKVDATLKKQARCRD, from the coding sequence GTGACGACCTCTCAACCGAAGCGGCAACCCATCCCGTTCGGGAAGTATCTCCTCCTGGACCGCGTCAACATCGGCGGCATGGCGGAGGTCTGGCGCGGCAAGCAGTTCGGCGCCAGTGGCTTCGAGCGGCTCGTCGCCATCAAACGAATCCTGCCGAACATCGCGGAGGATGAAGAATTCATCTCGATGTTCATCGATGAGGCGAAGATCAGCGTCCAGCTGACCCACGCCAACATCGCGCAGATCTACGAACTGGGGCAGATCGCCAGCAGCTACTTCATTTCGATGGAGTACATCCCCGGCAAGGACATGCGGGCCATCTTCGACCGCTGTCGCAAGAAGGGCGAACCGGCGCCGGTGCCGCTGGTCGCCTTCTGCGTGGCGAAGATGTGCGAGGGCCTGGACTACGCCCACCGCAAGAAGGACGGGATGGGGCGCGACCTCAACATCGTCCACCGGGACATCTCGCCGCAGAACGTGCTCGTGTCCTTCGAGGGCGAGGTCAAGGTCATCGACTTCGGCATCGCGAAGGCGGCGGGCAAGGCGACGAAGACCCAGGCCGGCATCCTCAAGGGCAAGTTCGGCTACATGAGCCCGGAGCAGATCCGCGGCCTGCCGTTGGACCGGCGCTCGGACGTGTTCGCCATTGGCGTGTGTCTCTACGAGATGCTCACCGGCGAGCGCCTCTTCGTGGGCGACAGCGACTTCAGCGTGCTGGAGAAGGTGCGCAAGGCGGAGGTGCCGTCGCCGTCCACGTACAACCGGCGCATCCCGGAGGCGCTGGAGCGCATCGTGCTCAAGGCGCTCGCGAAGGACGTGGACGAGCGCTACCAGTACGCGAGCGAGCTCGGCGACGACCTGCAGCGCTTCCTGCTCACGAGCGACTCCATCTTCAGCCGCAAGGACCTCATGCAGTACATGAAGTCCACGTTCGCTGAAGAGGTGGAGCGCGAGAAGCAGCGCCTGGCCGAGTACGCGGACATCCGCGCGCCGGACGGCATGCTGGCGGCCATCGAGGCGGGCTACAGCGGCCCGTCTCCGGTGCCCACGCAGAGCATGACCAACCTGCCGGCGGTGCAGCCGTCGTCCGCGCCGGCCGTGGAGCCGGTGTACACGCCGCCGCAGCCGCGGGCCTCCAGCCCCAACGCGGCGCCGCAGGGGGCCCGTCGCTCGCCCACGCTCGCCGCGCTGCCCAAGCTGACCGCCGCGCCCGCCGCGCCATCGCCCAAGGAGGACGAGGAGCTGGCGACGCAGATGGTGGACCGCGACGCCGTCTTCAACGACGCCCCGGAGCCCACCACCCAGCCCGGCGCCGCCATTGGCCGCGCCGTCACGCCGCTGGAGTCCCGGGCCGCCACGCACGAGGAGGAAGAGGAGGAGCCCAGCACGCTCCCGCCGTCGTCCTCCGCGTACACCGTGGGGCCGCCGCGCCTGTCGCAGAACAACATGCCGGTGCTCAACGCCGCGCCCCCGCGCCCGTCGTTGACCAACGTGCCCACGCTGATGTCGCACGACGCGCCCGCGCCCCGGTCGACGCCGAACCGGGCGGGCGAGGGTCAGCTGCCGCGCATCGTCCGGCCGGACTCCCCGCCCGAGCCGATGCCGCCCCCGCAGCGTCCGTCCACGCCGCCCGTGCTGGGCAACCCCTCGCGGCCGCCGCCGTCGAAGGAGCCGCGCGCGAAGGAGGCCCCCGAAGTGGCCGCGGGCCCGGGCCTGGGCGGTCTGGACAAGCGCCTGCTCTACAGCGTCGTTGGCCTGGCGTCGCTGCTGCTGCTGGTGGGCCTGGCGGTGGTGTTGAAGCCGAGCGGCCCCTCGCTGGGCTACGTCATGGTGGAGCTCAAGACGCCGGAGACGAAGGCGACCGCCCGGGTGTCCATCAACGCGGGGCCTGGCGAGGCGTTCCCCGACACGGGCTTCATCCTGAAGCAGGTGCCGGTCGGCAACGCGCTGGTGGTGGTGACCGCGCCCGGCTTCGAGGCCTTCAACCAGTCCGTGATGGTGGCCGAGGGCACCAGCGCTGCCCCGGTGCGCGCGCAGCTCCAGCGGCAGGCTCGCCCGGTAGTGCTGGTGCTCAAGACGCGGCCGGATGACGCCGAGGTGAAGATTGAAGGGAAGGTGGCGCGCGCGCAGGGCAAGAGTGAGTCGGTCATCCGGGACTTCTCCGTCACGACCGACGCCCCGCTCGTGGAGGTGACCGCTCCGGGACACCAGCCCTTCATCCGGAACGTGGCCGTGAAGGACGGGGCCCTGGACTTTTCGGCCGTGCTGGAGCGCTCCGACCTGGAGGTGGTGATCACCTCCAACCCGCCGGGCGCCGCCATCTACCTGGGCAACAAGGACCTGGGCGTCGTCACCCCGAACCCGGTGCGGGTGCCGCCGGGGACGCGGGAGCTCACGCTGAAGGCGAAGTGCCACGTCGACGAGGACGTGGACGTGGTGGCGCCCACGCCGGGCGCCGTCATCAAGGTCGACGCCACGTTGAAGAAGCAGGCGCGTTGTCGCGATTGA